The following is a genomic window from Xyrauchen texanus isolate HMW12.3.18 chromosome 6, RBS_HiC_50CHRs, whole genome shotgun sequence.
AGACTCTTTGGTCTTCGTACATAAAAACAGAATTTCAACTGAAATTTGCTTGGTAGCCATGTAATAAAACAGGATAATCTTCAGTCAGCCAGTCaatatcgcaaaataaaccccaaccACAATTGTTGGTCAGGACCTCACCAGAGCAGAGTCTTGAGGAACAGCTGAATTTAATCACCGGGTTGCATCGCAgttattttgatgtttattttgtcaaaataacCACCTGACTGCCCGTTATTCTGATTTTTGCAAgattacttgccaaataaatagaCATTATTTATTTGCCAGATCTCCCAAGAGAGAAAAGAAACTtgttctggaaaaacaagcctaaAATAAGTGACTTGCCTtaacaaaaacaaccaaaaatgaGTGACACCATTAATTGTTTTTTACTAGCAGTTTTTGAATAACCagtgaaatatcactttatccCCAGCTGTGCAGTCAATACTCAGACTGTTGGATGGTGGGATTGACATCAATTTAGAATCAAGTAATCCAAAGAGACGTGTGactaattataattactacatTAACACATTACAgacacatacattttttacattcttATTTTTGAGCCTTTATTgtcaataaactactttaaatgaTCACTTCAGTTACATTTGTCTCCACTAAATCTCGAAAAAATTATTGAATCATTAATATCAGATTCAATGATGCACCACAtcatttaacaattttttttttaatgtttatcgaATAAAATTGATGTCACCCATACATTTGTCCATGGTTAGACCACCTCTATAACCCCAAATTAGAGAGAAATAGCCTGGGACACTGAGTGGGCATGAAAGTCTTCTACACTGTTCGACAGGAATGGAAAGACTCATTTTGCTGCACATATGGGAGGGTCTGAAAAGGGTGGGTAGTTTCCAGAAGACTTGACAAAAGTCTACACTGTCCATGCAAAGTCCTCCCACCTAAACCCAGCtacatctctctcgctctctccgttTCTTCATTAACATACCAGTCCAGCAACGGTGAACAGAAGCATCCTACCTAACACAGGAACCATGGGCGACTGCAGAAGTTACGGTGGTTCATCTCGGCTTGTCCTCTGTGCTGTTCTGGTCATCTGTATGGTTTTTGTGCAGACAGGTAACGTCCCATCTTTCCCATCTcataaaaaaattgacatttcatGCATTTGTAGAGTTCTGGGCAAAGGGTACAATGGCCAGTACTGGAGTAATACGCTTGCTGGCTCGTCGTAGTTGAGAAATGGAGTTTCTATCAGTTCTATGAGATTTTTTGATGTATGAAGTGTAGGACAGTATCTGTTATAATATGGGCCCATGTAGAAACGTGTTCACAAAATCAGCTAATTGTGCTTGTTTCATTTAAACTTTGTTGACCCTCAGGCCTGGTTTTGGGAGCCCTTTTCTAGTCGCTTGAATGGCTGTTATTGAGCTTGAACATTTTTCTTATTACACTGAATTGCAGACTAAAAGCATATTATaagctttattttaataatgtgctGAAGAGTTTCTTATACTTTCTCGTAATGTTATGTTAGTTTCCCAAATAAAAAAATGGGTGACAAAAAAGGTCACTGCTCTTCAAAGAAATTACCCTACTTCGTTGcttgtaaaataaaatgaaaggtgtatttaaaatgtttgccaACACTTAACCAGAATGAACAGACTGTATAAACAGAGGTGTACGTGTCTTAGAATGAATCATCACATTGACTTCAGTGACATTCTCCTTTTCACAACCAGGTGTCAAACCTGAATTTAGTCATTGGTTCGGAGCTTAAAAAACAAAGACTCAGTTTGTTAGACAACTTGAGAAAAACAAGGCCCGCTCACTGCTGTGCAAAGATCATAGGCAGGGATTTGGAGCTTATAGAGGGTTGTGGGATTTAGACATAAAAATTCATTTGTACACTGAGAGACAAATTGCATCGTAAAAGATTTTATATTTATGATGGAAACTGAAAATTGGTCACATCTTAGAACTGGAAAACATGGTAGATTCCagaacatatttttaaatgcataaccTCATAAGGTGGGACAAAATGACAGTTGAAGAAATTGTAATACAATCTCAGACTTTCCAGCAACAAGAGATTATGTAATACTGATTTATTTCAGTTTAGAAGCCAAAAGGGTGGTAGCAAAGTCACCACAGTATTTACTTATGTGAACTcattagcattttattgtcattgagTCACAGTAAATTTGGATGCATTTTTAGTGCGTAATgggatttttgagtgaacttagTTCTACGTATATTGTACAATATATTAAGTACTAAAAGCTGCCATTGCAACTAAAGCATATTTTATTCACATGCTTTACTGAACAAACATTTCACACTGATATTGAAGTGTAAGGTGTTCATTTTGAATACATAGTACTTCTTCTACCATGAGTTTGGCCATTCTTTGGAATCTATGTTTGATATAAAGtgatttctagtaccaaattagcaatttagcatgattactcaagtataaggtgtttgtgtgatggctgctggaaatggggcctttctagatttgatcaaaaatgactttattcaaatagtgatgctgttttttacatcagtaatgtcctgactatactttgtgatcagttgaatgcctctttggtgaattaaaataccaatttccttccaaaactgcaaaatctgtacattattccaaacttttggccaccagtgtatatactgtCAAATGCACGCTACATTttccatgtcaaaataaaagcttctggtGAAGATGAAGTAAATAGGACAGGAAAAGATGTTAATTTTATGTAAAGTAAATCTAATactcaaaataataatgataattcatattattttatgattataaacttgactgggtcccacagtaataatttagttttaTGCAATATTCAACTGGGTTCCTGAGTTTTTGCACACCATGTGCATCCATAAATGTTTTTTAGTAAAAATATGAAGTTTACCTTCAGATTGTTTATCTGAAGGTAAACAATGCTTTTCATTAAGCTACTATGTggcattatatataaaatataactatAATAGTGCctatcaatgaaaatgattaaatcgcATTCTCCCTTGTGATCATTTAGTGACAAACTCTGGAAACATGCCTTCattgtttttaaatagattttaatttaatgtctttCAAATATTGAGTCTACTtgactacaatggctgtttggataaAATGACAGGTTCCCTGaggcatttcagagcaaatacataattatcgagatgttgtcaaaaggctgaaaaatatcaaaatataatttttgtagccATATCACCCGGCCTGTATCCCTTTgactttcattcactttcattgtatggaaaacaaaagaaatagaaatgaatggtgactgaggctaaaagcTGTTTTCCATAGAAGAATGAGTCAACATCTCTTGcgtttggaacatgagggtgagtaaacgataacAGAATGCATTGTTTAGCTGATCTATCTCATTAGCACTGGTGATGTGTTGACTACCACCAAAAATGTAAGCAGTTCTTGAAAACGTTTTAGGAGGTCATGAAGTGACAAACACAAacttttttgtagtttttttacgTTACGCACACTGTCGCCAAGATGCATGCTTTTCCATAGACTGGCTTCATAAACAAGGTTGTTTAACTTTCAGTATACTGGCTGTGTTTAGGCCATTGATTCCTCAGCCTCTAGCCGTCCTCTCTGACCACACAAGCGCCCTTTTGTACACTCAAGTGAAGGGCTCATTGATGTATCATTGGCCTAGCGCCCTGGTGTGCCGTACCTACAGCCTGCTTCAAGTCAGGAAAGTGTGTGTCTTGCTAAGCAAATATGACATTATCAAAAATACTCGTGCGCTGGCCATCCTCACTAGCTTATTCCAAATATTAACCTTTTATTTTAAGATTCAGGGTGGAATACGAGCATTTTAGTGTGAAGAAACTGTGTAGTAGTGTGGAAAAGTGGCGTAGGTGGCCGCTGCATGTAAATACACACCAATATCTTCTATTTTCAAAACCTATTAGTGCTTTCATTGGACAAATGAGTGCTCTGTTATTTGCATTTGCTCACCAGGCAAGTTCTAACCCATGTCATTGAACAAGTAGGGTCAGACTAAATCTTATGGCACTCATGTCAAAATCTCCTACTGTTTATCTatgtttgctctgtttgtttttgtctctTCATTTTGGGGTCAGAACCTTTGTCCATAAGGTGCCCTGTTGGAATGGTCTGTGAGCAGTAACATAGGACGTTGGGTTAAGATGCCATGAGTATTGTGTTGGTGTGAAAAGTTGCATGGCTCTCCCATGCCCGTGGGAGATGTGGAAAGTCCATGAGAAATGTGATAAAAAACAAGAGGAGAGGAAGAGGTAGGAACGCATAAGACAGGATACCTGTAGTGAGAAGCGAGTGTTAATCCTCAAAAAGAAAGACGTCAAACAGCATGTTCAGTCACTTTCTGCATCATCATGACAAACATTTTCCACTTTCTACATCCCTCAAATGGCCATTGTAATGttcataaaaatctaaatttgcacTCAACTTGTTAGGTTTATGAGAACATAATTTAAATACAACTAGTTTTTCCAGTTCACGTTTGCAAATACTaagtttaattgtatttgtgCACTATTTAAATGGTTCTCAGCAACTTAGGCCACgtcacactaatatgttttcgtttAGAAACACATTGCAACTCATCCACACAGGAATGACATTTTCCTTAACTAAAAATGGAGGCTTTCAAAAATGCTCtagtaccacatactttggaaaaagatgacaaaaggaaaggaaaacagagatttcaaatgaaaacagattaggGTGGATGTGGCTTTAGGCTCAGTAAATTACCTTCTTTTCGGTATTGTattcttaaaaaaacattttttattgctATGTAGGTTTCTTGAGTTACTAATGTATTTCTCACTGTCCATTTGACAACAGTAGATTGAAATTTATTCAGCTGAATTCAGTCTtcgcttactgaaattcgaagcactgcccccaaagctggaagtgttgttgaagggTTCTCCAGTtgctgggtgaaatgtccacagaggggcaccaataGTGAGTagtttctacatttacatttatgcatttggcagacaaagtgacttaaagtgcacttattacagggacaatccccccagagcaacctggagttggggattgaaccaacaaccttctgcaaACCAGTTCTGTGCATTAACCCACTATGCCAGCACCAATTAGTtctagttgtaaattatgttatgcagtcaacaggaatgcattttaaattaatcacatgcccaaaccccaaccttaaacctaaccatcagtggagtaaaaatgttatcttTGAGTGAAAATGCAATCCCTGGATTATACTAACCATTGATTATTTGAaagcgattacttcctggtttctatggGACCAGAAAGCTGCTTACGCAAAGTGCTATAAATCTGACAACAAGAAAAGAAGCACACATTTGTATTGATACAAAGATGTTTGATGGTCGATGTCGCTTGTCATTAATTCGGCAGAATGGGGTAGATGTCAGGGTGCCGGATCATTCGTTGCACATGTCGAGtttccatgtgatcatgttgcacagATGGTTTCCAGAGAGCTAGAGAAAAGCAAAAAGTGGTCGGTGGAACAAGGCTCTTATGTTGGATCAGGCTGTAAAACTCTTCTAAGTTCTAATTGGAACCTTTTTATTCATACTGTAATTAGGAGGAATGCTTCAATAATGTTGTTGTGTGTACATCCTTTTCATCAGAAACAGTGGCAGATTCCTCTCCTACGCTGCAGAAGGATAATCAGGACACGCTATCCGGTGACGCACCCATCgatgtaacaacaaaacaccaTTTCTATGACCAGACAGAAAAGTCCTTAACTTATGACAATGAGGACGGTACACCCTCACTAACCCTGGATGAGGAAGAAGGTAGAGTTAGAGTACATatgtttacatactgtacacttTGTGACGTATTTACTGAAATTACTTCTTTATTTATCTTACACCAATTTTACGATCATCGACCCACGTTCGTTTGCAACTCATTTTACTAttgtaatgtaatgcatttacagGAAACAGTATGTTCAACAAGAAAAAATGTAGGCCAGAACTTAATTTTGACAATTgtgaattgattggatcatgaagaGGCTTTTTTgatcacagaaatgtgaagcttataattcttATTTAATTCTTCTGTATACTtatgtataatt
Proteins encoded in this region:
- the snorc gene encoding protein SNORC, with amino-acid sequence MGDCRSYGGSSRLVLCAVLVICMVFVQTETVADSSPTLQKDNQDTLSGDAPIDVTTKHHFYDQTEKSLTYDNEDGTPSLTLDEEEGVLGPGAITAIVIAVFLGASVLLALIVITLRKFTAS